The following are from one region of the Brienomyrus brachyistius isolate T26 chromosome 4, BBRACH_0.4, whole genome shotgun sequence genome:
- the LOC125740397 gene encoding kelch-like protein 34 produces the protein MSYFLVMSEQHGGRVLSQYQRLRSQKFLCDVLLVAADGTPFPVHRSLLACSSDYFWSMFKEHTQESQARRVVLPALSSRGLQIILDFMYTSWLSLAPSTLEDTLEVASYLQVTHAVDLCSQYMSDSLSLDTCCFFANMAARYGVPGALTAANSFIGTHMGELLGPRGDHAGLLELNLDSLQEALAVPEMSGVDELPLLLLVLDWLDSNHVSALKSDLLLSRIRFGLVPPEVLSWLSSGRAPLQSPFVHSLVLKALRYHAQGPRQPLLQSPQTMLRATTTQVLLVGGSSQAGQPERQVLAFFPRHRKLQHLTDLPCTVRHHCACTVGNFLFVLGGELMRAGGVDDSVASNQVWRYDPRFRRWEMVPPMGEHRAQFSCCVVNGVIYAVGGRRENGVPLDSVEAYDMRVGRWQPVAVLPCGMYGQACVAYQHNIYISGGIQGEQHQSSKDMHRLDLCGPQWKKCAAMSIARSGHQMAALSTKLYVFLGMYELFSDIECFDPDHNEWSRLRPMPSDRFSYGLAPLEGAALLVGGRKWRDGQEVATANILEYTPESDSWREVSKLPRSLSGTQCTLMLLPNPHHM, from the coding sequence ATGAGCTATTTCCTGGTGATGAGCGAGCAGCACGGTGGACGAGTTCTGAGCCAGTACCAGCGGCTGCGCTCACAGAAGTTCCTCTGCGACGTGTTGCTGGTGGCGGCGGATGGCACACCCTTCCCAGTGCACCGCagcttgcttgcctgctccaGCGACTACTTCTGGTCCATGTTCAAGGAGCACACACAGGAGTCGCAGGCTAGACGCGTTGTGCTGCCGGCGCTGTCCTCCAGGGGGCTGCAGATCATCTTGGACTTCATGTACACCTCCTGGCTCTCGCTAGCGCCCTCTACACTGGAGGACACACTGGAGGTTGCCAGCTACCTGCAGGTGACTCATGCAGTGGACCTCTGCAGCCAATACATGAGCGACAGCCTCAGCCTAGACACCTGCTGCTTCTTCGCCAACATGGCTGCCCGCTATGGGGTGCCCGGTGCCCTGACTGCAGCCAACAGTTTCATCGGCACCCACATGGGGGAGCTGCTGGGCCCAAGGGGAGACCATGCGGGGCTGCTCGAGTTGAACCTGGACTCCTTGCAGGAGGCACTGGCGGTGCCAGAGATGTCTGGGGTGGACGAATTGCCGCTGCTGCTCCTGGTGCTGGATTGGCTAGACAGCAACCACGTGAGTGCCTTGAAGAGTGACCTGCTGCTAAGCAGGATCCGCTTTGGGTTGGTCCCGCcagaggtgctgtcctggctctCCTCGGGCCGGGCCCCTCTGCAGAGCCCATTTGTGCACAGCCTGGTCCTCAAAGCCCTGCGGTACCACGCACAGGGACCCCGGCAGCCTCTGCTGCAGAGCCCCCAGACCATGCTGCGTGCCACCACCACCCAGGTGCTGCTGGTAGGGGGCAGCTCACAGGCAGGCCAGCCCGAGAGGCAGGTCCTGGCCTTCTTCCCCCGCCACCGGAAGCTGCAGCACCTCACTGACCTCCCCTGCACAGTCCGGCACCACTGCGCCTGCACCGTGGGCAACTTCCTGTTCGTCCTTGGGGGAGAGCTCATGCGTGCTGGTGGGGTTGACGATTCAGTGGCCAGCAACCAGGTGTGGCGCTACGACCCCCGTTTCCGGCGCTGGGAGATGGTGCCCCCTATGGGGGAGCACCGGGCACAGTTCTCATGCTGTGTAGTGAATGGTGTGATTTACGCAGTAGGGGGGCGGCGGGAGAATGGCGTGCCTCTGGACTCGGTGGAGGCATATGACATGCGTGTGGGCCGGTGGCAGCCGGTGGCGGTGCTGCCGTGTGGCATGTACGGTCAGGCCTGCGTTGCATACCAGCACAATATCTACATATCTGGAGGGATCCAGGGTGAGCAGCACCAGAGCAGCAAAGACATGCACCGTCTGGATCTCTGTGGGCCACAGTGGAAAAAATGCGCAGCCATGTCGATTGCCCGCTCCGGCCACCAGATGGCAGCACTGAGCACCAAGCTCTATGTCTTCCTGGGAATGTACGAGCTATTCAGCGACATAGAGTGCTTTGACCCGGACCATAACGAGTGGAGTCGCCTCCGGCCCATGCCAAGCGACCGCTTCAGTTATGGCCTGGCTCCGCTGGAGGGCGCTGCCCTGCTGGTGGGAGGCCGGAAGTGGCGTGATGGGCAAGAGGTAGCCACAGCAAACATACTTGAGTACACCCCTGAGAGTGACAGCTGGAGGGAGGTGAGCAAGCTGCCGCGGTCCCTGAGCGGGACACAGTGTACACTCATGCTGCTGCCCAACCCCCACCACATGTAG
- the smpx gene encoding small muscular protein isoform X1, whose amino-acid sequence MPAMGEIHPPPPPQEQGPQLRGTALTFTRARCASTSAAPLHHCSDSVTSCQGWQRIKYLAYKMSKQPSSNVKALQANLNIPMGALRPGAGHPVKRREESEDLEEPQVTPVASEEKKHLPGAFKLPGPAVNLSEIQNVKSELRWVTKE is encoded by the exons ATGCCAGCTATGGGagaaatccaccccccccctcccccgcaggAGCAGGGCCCGCAGCTCAGAGGGACAGCACTCACATTCACACGAGCCCGGTGTGCTAGTACTTCCGCCGCTCCACTTCATCACTGCAGCGACTCCGTCACGTCGTGTCAGGGCTGGCAGAG GATAAAGTATCTCGCATACAAGATGTCCAAGCAGCCGTCGTCCAACGTGAAGGCTCTTCAG GCTAATCTCAACATCCCCATGGGAGCACTGCGTCCTGGAGCAGGACACCCAGTCAAGAGGAGAGAGGAGTCTGAAGACCTGGAGGAG CCCCAGGTGACACCTGTGGCCAGTGAGGAGAAGAAGCATCTTCCTGGAGCTTTCAAGCTGCCTGGACCAGCAGTGAACCTGTCTGAGATCCAGAATGTCAAGAGCGAGTTGAGATGGGTGACTAAGGAGTAG
- the smpx gene encoding small muscular protein isoform X2 has product MSKQPSSNVKALQANLNIPMGALRPGAGHPVKRREESEDLEEPQVTPVASEEKKHLPGAFKLPGPAVNLSEIQNVKSELRWVTKE; this is encoded by the exons ATGTCCAAGCAGCCGTCGTCCAACGTGAAGGCTCTTCAG GCTAATCTCAACATCCCCATGGGAGCACTGCGTCCTGGAGCAGGACACCCAGTCAAGAGGAGAGAGGAGTCTGAAGACCTGGAGGAG CCCCAGGTGACACCTGTGGCCAGTGAGGAGAAGAAGCATCTTCCTGGAGCTTTCAAGCTGCCTGGACCAGCAGTGAACCTGTCTGAGATCCAGAATGTCAAGAGCGAGTTGAGATGGGTGACTAAGGAGTAG